Proteins from one Cryptomeria japonica chromosome 4, Sugi_1.0, whole genome shotgun sequence genomic window:
- the LOC131079288 gene encoding DNA glycosylase/AP lyase ROS1 has protein sequence MYGEDVYIIFCKLIQVDHVQIPCKTAMGGHFPLNGTYFQVNEVFADHRTSLHPIDVPRHWIWNLRRCTVYFSTSIPSIFRGLDAEAIQECFWKGTNIFMLLLYYNSVCAP, from the exons ATGTATGGTGAAGATGTCTATATTATATTTTGTAAACTCATACAAGTTGATCATGTGCAGATACCTTGCAAAACAGCAATGGGGGGGCATTTTCCATTAAATGGAACTTATTTTCAAGTTAATGAG GTGTTTGCTGATCACAGAACAAGCTTGCATCCAATAGATGTACCTAGACATTGGATTTGGAATTTGCGACGATGCACAGTATACTTTAGTACATCAATTCCCAGTATATTTAGAG GTCTTGACGCAGAAGCAATCCAAGAGTGTTTCTGGAAAGGGACAAATATTTTCATGCTTCTATTATATTATAATTCAGTCTGCGCTCCTTAA